The Anopheles gambiae chromosome 2, idAnoGambNW_F1_1, whole genome shotgun sequence genomic sequence AGATTAGGGGCCGGGCCGAGCAGAAGAAGATCAATCTGCGCTACTTCGAGGACGGTTCGATCGGTGTGTCGATGGACGAAACGGTCAAAACGTCCGACATTGCCGATCTGCTGTGGGTGTTTGGGTGTCCCGATTTGGACAGTGCGGTGGCGGATCCGCAAGCCACCGGGCGCACCATCCACGGAACGCAGTTCCGACGCACGTCCCCGTTCCTGACGCATCCGGTGTTCAACAAGCACCACAGCGAGTCGCGCATGGTGCGGTACATGAAGCAGCTGGAGAACAAGGACATCTCGCTCGTCCACTCGATGATACCGCTCGGGTCGTGcacgatgaagctcaactcgACCACCGAGATGATCCCGTGCTCGTTCCCGAAGTTCACCGAAATCCACCCGTTTGCGCCGCGCGAACAGGCCCGCGGCTACATGCAGATGTTTGCCGAGCTGGAGAAGGACCTGTGCGAGATCACCGGGTACGATCGGATCTCGTTCCAGCCGAACAGTGGGGCGCAGGGCGAGTACGCCGGATTGCGCGCGATCCGCAGCTATCACGAGTCGCGCGGGGAGCAGAACCGCACCATCTGTCTGATCCCGGTCAGTGCGCACGGTACGAATCCGGCCTCGGCCCAGATGGCGGGCATGAAGGTGGAAGCGATCCGGGTGAACAGTGCGACCGGCGTGGTGGACATGGAGCATCTGAAGGAGAAGGTGGAGCAGCATTCGGACAATCTTTCCTGCCTGATGCTGACCTACCCCTCGACGAACGGCATCTTCGAGGACAACGTGGTGGAGGTGTGCGAGCTGGTACACAGGCACGGCGGCCAGGTGTACCTGGACGGGGCGAACATGAACGCGCAGGTGGGTCTGTGCCGGCCGGGCGACTTCGGCAGCGACGTGTCCCATCTGAACCTGCACAAAACGTTCTGCATTCCGCACGGCGGCGGTGGTCCCGGCATGGGACCGATCGGGGTGAAAGCTCACCTGGCGCCGTTCCTGCCGACGCACCCGGTCATCGATCCGCACCCGGAGAACGATGGCCAGAGCTTCGGTGTGGTCAGTGCCGCGCCGTACGGTTCGTCGGCCATTCTGCCCATCTCGTGGTCGTACATCAAGCTGATGGGGGGCCGGGGGCTGCGCCGGGCGACGCAGGTCGCCATCCTGAACGCGAACTACATGTCCAAGCGGCTCGAGAACCACTACAAAACGCTGTACACCGATCCGAAGACGGGGCTGGTGGCGCACGAGTTCATTATCGATGTGCGCGACTTCAAGAAGACGGCGAACGTGGAGGCGGTCGACATTGCGAAGCGGCTGATGGACTACGGGTTCCATGCGCCGACCATGTCCTGGCCGGTGTCCGGTACGCTCATGGTCGAGCCGACCGAGTCGGAGGACAAGGAGGAGCTGGACCGGTTCTGCGAGGCCATGATTTCGATCCGCAAGGAGATCCGGGACATCGAGGAGGGCCGGCTGGATGTGCGGGTGAACCCGCTCAAGATGGCACCGCACACGCAGAAGCAAACCATCTCGTCGGAGTGGAACCGGCCGTATCCGCGGGAGCTCGGTGCGTTCCCAGCAGTAAGTAACGGCGGCGGTGCAGTGTGGTTGAAGCGCAAGTGGCTttaccttctctctctctccctctcttttacAGCCCTTCGTCAAGCCGGAAACGAAAATCTGGCCCACTGTGGGACGCATCGATGATCTGTACGGCGACAAGCATCTGGTCTGCACCTGTCCCCCGATGGTGCCGGATTACGAGTAAAGCGTTCCTTCGGTCCTCGTCTtctctgtaaaaaaaaaacaaaagaaacatcCTCTACCCTGCACAAAAACCAAccattaaaacatatttaagtACTGTACGGAACGCTCGGTTGTTTTATTTCCTGTCTGATGCTTTACAATTAGTAATCTTGATAAAGGGGCTCGATTAGAGTCGATGGATAAGAAAAGGTGCGCTTTACATCATGTACTTGGTGTTTTCTTCCTGCAAGAACTTGGCCGACCGCTTCGCGTCCAAAAACAGGGAATGTACGTCCATTATGTCGTCCTTGGTGATCTGCGTGCGCCCATTCACCTTGCTCGTCTGGTTGGCCGGCGTCAGCAGCTGCACCGCGTACCGCAGCGTCGTGTTGGACCCGATCTCGCTCAGCGCCTGGATGGCGGCGTCCTCCACGTTCAGCCCCTCCGTCTGGGCCCGCAGCCGTATGATCTGTTCCATTTCGCTCGTGTTGTACGGGGCGGTGCGCACGATCAGCAACCGATCCAGCAGATCGAGCGGAATGCCGTGCGGGGAGATGATATCGTCCGTGCCGCGGATCACGCAGCGGCCGCGGTTGGTGGCAAAAATGACAATCGGTGCGATGGCCGATTCGAGCGATttgtgcagataggtgaagcACTCCAGATCGAGCATGTGCACCTCGTCGATGAACAGCACGCCCGGCACCAGCTCGGCAATGCCCTGGTCGATGTATTTGTTCACGATTTTGTTAATCTCCGTGCGCAGCTTGTCCGTGATTTCCGTCTTTTTCGGCTTCATCATCTGGCCCACGATCGACAGCACGTCCTGGCCGCCCTGGGGTCGGGCGTTCGCCGCGTCCAGATCGTGCAGCGTCACGTCCTGCACCACCTCCTTCTTCTTGTGCACCTCACCCTTCGGCAGCGGCACGTACTCCTCCGTCTCGAGATCGAACTCGGTGGCAAAGTTGTCGCTGCGGCCCTGGCGCTTCACCGCGCCACTGTTTGCCTCGATGTAGATGACGTCACCGACCTCGACCTTTTCGCGCTGCAGCGTCTCGTAGATGCTGGGGTCGAGCTTGAGCTGCTTGGTGCCCTTGGCCGTCTTCAGCCCGATCACCACGTTGCTGATCGTTTTGCCGTACCCGCCCATCGGGTTCTCCGTCTCGACCGGCGTCAGCTCGGTCACCTCGCCTTCGTACACCTCCTTCGTTTCGCGGATGCGCAGCCCGATCGAGCGGCGGAAGTTTTCCATCAGCACTTCGGTCTTTTTGATTTCGCTGCTAAACACTTCCGAGCCGACCATCGGGCAGAATGGCACCTTGTTGCCGAGCTCCTGGGCAATCGCTAGGGCGATGGCCGTTTTGCCCGTGCCGGGCGgtccagccagcagcagcgcgcgGCCGGACATTTTCTTCGACTTGATCAGATCGACCACGACGCCGGCCGCTTCGCGGGCGTCCTTTTGACCGACCAGCCCGGCAGCCATCTGGAGCGGCACACCATTCTCGTCCAGCCCGAGCCCCTTCACGTGGCTGTGGGCGGCAATGCGCTGGGTTTTCACCGTGCTTTTTACCTCTTCAATCTTCATTGTGGAAACTGGGTGGAGACGGGTCACTTGCGCGAGTACAGGACTACTCTGATCGATTTTCTGGCGTATTTACTGCCGGTAAACGCCGTTGTCCGTTTGGCCGTTTCCTTGGTGTATCGCGTGCGCGTGCTAGCATCCATGGATAAACAACTTTGACAGCTCTCTGTTTGACGTTTCGTGTCAGATAGCGGCCTGGCAGCACCAGCTTCTAGATTGATAGATTCATAGAATAACTCTGCAACGTGTGTGCCGGTACCGAACCGATACCGAACCAAATACGGTAattgtaccagttttcggcagatTAGTGAAGcaatttcacaaaaactgcTGATTCAATTTATATTGCTTTTCATAAAAGTGATGTTATTTTGATTGATAAACTATCGTTATatattatgatattttttatttgccgtttCAAAGCCATTTTTTAGAAATACAGtaagaattcaatagttgaacgctttttagttggcatgctttttagttgaacgctcgatagttggTTGACAGCTTAATTgaaaagcatgcgtttgtatggaaaaccaggtttttgaaaatttcacaaaaatctcatggcttgccgagaaaaatttcagatttatttttgtatggaaaaacgtgccaactaaaaaacacatattcaatagttggcagggaatcgaagttcaaccagtgagttcaagtttttttgtgaaaaagcTAACATTGGTTTTCAGTATGTATGACTTTAGACCTTCAGATACATCGAGAGATAGTAAGTATCGCATTATTAAACCATTTTGCAATAGCTAACAATGTGAATGCTCGGCTCGCTCAGCAACATACTCTTTCGGAGAAAAGCTATTCAAGAGAGTTTAGGGCGTttttctcctattttcggcagtttgtttctatttttggcaggctgtgttcctattttcggcaccGCGAGTATGGATCAGATAATGTTTTTGACCGCCAAAAAGCTCGTCTTGCCCTGCGGGTGGATAAACAACTTTGACAGCTCTCTATTTGACGTTTCGTGTCAGACTGCGACCCGAGAGCACCAGCTTCTGGATTGATAGATTTATAGAATAACTCTACAAGTTATTTGTCGGTTTACCGAaccaaatatatttttaaaccaaaaaaaccacCACGTGAGGTAAAATGTTGTTCTTTAAATGCTAATATTGCCCAAACAGCCCAAATTTTCCTGCTCTTCCGTATGGAGCGTATTTACAGCTTTGCTGTCGACAGCACTTCAAAAGTGAATCCGTTCTTGCATAGCTCGTTGATCAAGTTTGTCTTGGCAAAAGCTGCTCCTGGGGTCAGAAAACCACCACTACAAAGAAAAGATGCGTTAATGTAAATGAACTCCTTCTCGCATCGCGTCCCTTCCTACCTTCCAGGCATTTTATCGCTCTCCTCCAGAATGGTGCGACCGCAAAGCACCAACGCAACACACGTTGCACCATAGCCCGGATTTGTGCCAGCCACCTTCGTTCGAATGACCTTGTTCGGCGGGGTCGTATACTTGTCCTCCGGGCTGGCCAGCTTCTCCTCCCAGCCCTTACCCTCGAAGTAAAGCGCAAAGTGCGTGTTGTTCATGGCTTCATCGCTCGGGCCCTCGTGAGACACCATACCGAACGAAAACAGTTTCGGGTGGTTCAGCAGCATCTGTCTGCCGAAGTTCGTCTTTACCATCATCCAAAAGATCGCTCCCACAAACGACACAGCCAACGCTTCGGCTAATCCACTGTCGAAAAAAGGTGCAACGAATCATTATTGCCAATCGGGCGTGGCGATCACAAGATGACCTCTTACCCAAACGAAATGTAAGCCCTCATTTGCAGGGGACGTTTGTTTTCCGTCTCGTAGAAAAAGCGCTGCGTTCGTGCGACACAAGATCGATCCGCACCCTGAAACGGTAGCGACCACTTATTCCCTTGCTCCGAGCGATGAAGCGTCGGCCGCTCCGGAAGCTTCGGTTTCACGTCGGGCATTTTCTTCGCGAACAGCTTCCTCCGAATTTCGCCCACTTCGTTCATGTTCGCAATCGCATGCACGGCCGATGCCCACGTTCCGTAGTGAATCGCGCCCAGCTCCCGGCGGCCCGTCTGCTTCGACACGATGTAACTCTCGACCGAGTTGACCACACCATCGAACTGCTGCTCCAGAAACACCGTACCCATGTCGGCCGGAATGCTGTCGAACCCGCAGGCCGATATTAGATAAATGCCTTTCTCCTTCGCTGCCTCGTGGTACTTTAGCTGCATGCCTTCGAGGAACTGTGGCTCCCCGCTCACGTCCACATGGTGCGTCCGTTCGGCTAGACATGCCTTTAGCACCGGCTCACCGTACAATCGATACGGACCGCAGCAGTTGACGATCACCCGACAGTCCCGTGCCATGTTGATCAGCGAGTCCTGATTGTTAACGTCCGCCAGCACGATCGGTACGTGCGACAGGTCGGTCTTGGCCTTTTCGCCAATCTCTTTCAGCGTGTCTTGCAGCTTGTTCTGGCTACGGCCAGCAATGCCCCACTTCATGTTGGCCAACAGCTTCACGCTTTCGAGCACGGCATACTTGCCAGTAAATCCACTTGCTCCGAAAATTATTACATCGAGCCGACGTTCCATGTTCATtgctgaaaaagaaaaagaaaagaaagagttTAATCTCATGTCATTAAACGTAAAGTTGTGTAGCGACTTTGACCgctatgtttgttttttttttcacatcacCAGTGGGCTTTGTGCAGGCTTTTTTGGTCCAGGCAGCTGACATTCTGAGTGGGAGAACGAGCGGGAAGAGTAAAAGTGGTTGGACGGCGAGCAAAGGGATGACGATGGGGAGGAGAGTCATTCTTGGGTAAGTAGCGGCAAATAAATTTCGTGATAAtcttaaaacaaaagaatatcATTAATTTagcttattattaaaataaggTATTTCagtagaagcaaaaaaagcatcaCATACATCACATCCCCTTTTTAAAAAGCATCACATATGAATGATGCTGTCCACCAAAACAAGCCTGCACACTAGCACTAGCTACGAATCATCTACCATAGCAACACGTATAAAAACACATAGTGCTCCTTGGATCACCACATAATTCCTGCTTGTTCATCGTGAATATCACTTCACCGCGGCTCAAATCTTGCTTACCTTAGTTAATTTACTAAAGCCCAATCGTTCTGTATTACTTTTTCTACCCCCAAACGCGATGGAGCAATTTCACAACCGAACTTTACGCTGCTGTCCAAAAAATCCGTCTGTCAGCTAGGTATGCTCGGCGCTATGTACAGTATGTAATCGCACATGAGCCCAGGGACAGGGAGATAAACAAGCGCAGATTCGTCGAGTCCAAAAGTTAAATGCCCTATACAGGGTGGTTGCGCTGAAGGAATCTCTCGATGTTgagattgaatttaaatttaaaaaatattagatgttatggaaattaaattaaatttttttttaatgctttatgACTAAAAAGATGAACATAAATTCAAAGTGTGTTATCACATCACAATGCCAAAAATCAGAAATTCCGTCCAGAAACACGTGACGAAGAACTGACCTAGGCTAAACATGTTTTAGAATGGAGCTGAACTTCTCAATAAAAAGGTTTGTGTCTTCTCAATCACTGCAgataatagtaaaaaaaaccccagcagcgcaaaaacataaacagcATAATTCACAAACCCCCCCGATCGAACCGGCTGCCAGGACAACAACAACGGAAACACGTGTGCTGGACATGTGTACAAGGTAAGGTgaacaaagcaacaacagcaccgaCACCGAAGTCTTATGTATCACAATGTCAACTGTCCACCTTCCCAAACATTCCATAACGCGGAACATGCGCAGCTAGTTTTCGAACCCAACGACAGGAAAGGACCCAGAGAGCTTCCTACCAGCTCGACATCGTTCAGTTGTCCACGGTGCGTCGCGTAAGGATAACGGTTCTCCGTCAAACCCGTGCAAACGTGTCGATCGGGTTCGTGTTTCTTtctcccttcttcttcttctttcgtgTTCGGAAAAGTGCGTATTCATCTCATCAATCGACAATCGGTTCTACCGGCCATAACACGCAATCTGTTGAACTTGGCTGAAAGTTCGTTGAACTGAGGAGTTTGGAAAAGTTTGGTCCTACCGGAGTGTGTACACTGCAGTACACACGTTTCGAGGAAAACTAGATAAAGTGTAGGTGAAGAGGTGTTTCAAAATATTACagtgttttaattgaaaataataatcaaagtGTGAGAGCATTTGTGTCGCGTTGGTGACGGGGACACCATAACAAACCCCATCGCGCAAAGGCTCCTCTATTGGGCTCGTAGGCGCGCTCCCTCTTCAACTCGGCAGCAATGCCAAGCGGACAGGAAAAGGATAGCAGGAACTAATAATGACTGATGATCGGCGGTACacgttttataatttataccGACTCCCTCCCCGTCACAGCATTCCCGTATGTATATTATCAGCCGGGTGGCATCGGCGGAATCGAACGTTCCAGAGGTTGCTGGTGCGTGGAGAGGGAACGAACGGAAAGATAAACAAGGAACTAGAAGAGGGTTCGTGGAAAAATGCCTCGCACCATCCGGATAAGCGGCTCCGTTCATTGAATCGTCAGACCCACACAGGAACATTAGCAAACGGCGACAATGacgattttccatttcttttgttttgttttgcttaatcATTTTCCATACCCTTAGAGGTTCAAGGTCAATGGCGAGCAGATGATAGGGGGCACCCGACACTTAGTCATAGGGAAAGTCCACCAAGCGTCCATCCAAGTCTAAAATCGCGTGACCGGTGGGTGGTCGGGTCGGATGGGGATTGTGtttaaatgattgatttcgtttcgtttttctttttgcaccaatgcggtgaacaaaaaaaatagtttgaaaTCCATTTGCAGCACTAGAATGTGGGGAATGGATAATCGCTAGAAATatgtttcgattttttttactaaacatTTATCTACCCCACGCGCCTGTGTGTCTATCGCCTGTACTTTCGTTTACGGGGAATCGTTCAACCTTGACCTATATCTATAATGGATTTCCCGATCCATCGGATTCGTGTACATGGGAATGCTAATGTTTACCCTTTTTCCATATTCCATTGAACAAATATTTACGGCAAACTATTTAACAAACAGTAAAAACACACATGCGTGGTTTTCAAAATTGTACAGCGTAGAGTGACGCAAATGTGTCTCCCAACGTTCCTTTTCGGTATTAAAAAACACGCCACTTTAAAGGCATTTACAGTACACTAACATAGTGTACGGGTAGTGGCTTCGGTCCTATGTAATCAGAGGTGATCTATCATCAACCCACCCGTAACCGGACCGCTGTAACAAAGCGAAACCCATTCGGCTAACGATAATTTCTAAAGCACTGTGTAGCCTTTCACCTACAGTCGTCCTATGTCCTATTGCAGGCTAGATGTAACACGCACACGGAAAGCGGAAATGGCGTGCAGCAGCATTTCTTCTCGCTCGTTATTACGCCGAACGGTTCGTCAGTTTTCACAAACGCGCCACTAACAATCGGCCCCTCCCCCTCCTGACCCGGTCAAATGGAGCCAAATATGATGCCGTGCTAAATTATTCACCCACCAAGCGGCGATTCGTTAGTTTCACTACAGAGCGGCCGATGATGGGCGAGAACGTGAAGGTGGTAGTGCGGTGCCGGCCGATGAACAAGCGGGAACAGCAATCAAACTGCAAGGTACGATGAAGAAGGAGAATTAGAGCCGATGCAACAAACGGTTAAGAGATTCAATTAGGTTGTACTTAccctcctcccctccccccaccccgcTCCCGCGTTGGTTTCTTTTCCAGAGCGTTATACAAATCGACAACTCATTGGTAAATCTAGACAATCCGAACGATCCGAACGCGTCGCAGAAATCGTTCCAGTTCGACAATGCGTACGGTTATGCGGCAACGACGGAGAACATTTACAGCGACATTTGCTACTCGCTGGTGGAGGTAAGCTGATGCATCCTGTACAGTGAACCGGGGGGGGTGCCGAATCGTCCTAacgtttccatttccttttGATTTCACCCTTCAGAGCGTCCTGGAAGGATACAATGCCACGATATTTGCCTACGGTCAGACGGGTTGCGGCAAATCGCACACGATGCAAGGGACGACCTACAACCTGTCCGCGGCCGATCCGAACAATGCGAACAACATCGGCATCATACCGCGCTCGTTCGAGCACATCTTCGAAGCGATCTCGCTGGCCAGCGAGGTGCGCTATCTGGTGCTGGTTAGCTATCTGGAGATTTACAACGAAACGATACGGGACCTGCTGCAGCCGCAGTCACCCGCCGCAACGGCCAGCACCTTACAGATCAAGGAAGTGCCTGGGGAGGGCGTGATGGTGCAGAACCTTTCCCTGCACACCGTGCACGGGATGAAGCAGTGCATCGAGCTGCTGGAGGCCGGTGCAAAGAATCGGATGGTCGGTGCAACGCTCATGAACATCGAAAGCTCCCGTTCGCACTCCATCTTCAGCATCAGCCTGGAGCAGATGTCGACCAGCGTGGAAGGGGATAGCGGGGTAGCGATCAAGCGCGGCAAGCTGAATTTGGTCGATCTGGCGGGATCGGAACGGCAGAGCAAAACCGGCGCCACGGGTGACCGGTTGAAGGAGGCGACAAAGATCAATCTTTCACTGTCCGCGCTCGGCAACGTCATATCGGCACTGGTCGATGGCAAAACGAGACACATTCCGTACCGGGATTCGAAGCTTACGCGGCTGCTGCAGGACTCGCTGGGGGGCAATACGAAAACGCTGATGATAGCGTGCATCTCGCCGGCCGACTACAACTACGACGAAACGCTGTCCACGTTGCGGTACGCTAGCAGGGCGAAAAACATTGCCAACAAGCCGCGCGTGAACGAGGATCCGAAGGATACGATGCTGCGCGAGTACCAGCAGGAGATTATGCGTCTCAAGGAGTTGTTAAAGGGCGAGGGAAGTACCCCACCGGCCGCGGTAAATGGGCACTACGACGCGAACGGGTTGGATGCGGAAAAGCAAGCACTCAGATCGCAGTACGATCAGGAGGTGACGCATCTGCGCCGCGAGTACGAGCAGCAAAGGATCGCCAAACAGGAGCTGGTGAAGGATATCGAGAAGATAAAGGCGTACTACGAGCAGCAAATGCAGCTGCTCACCTCGAGCCGGCAGCAAGCAGCGGACGCCGAGAAGCTTCGGCAAAATACACCGGCCGTGGCCCTTGCCGGGCGGGATCGTAAGGAAATCTACGATCGCATCAAGCAAATCAAGGACGCACTGATCGggggcgagcgagcgaacgacaTACAGCTGAAGGAGAAGCGGTACCGCAACAAGCTGGCGTCCGAGAAGCGGATCAACGCACTGGCCCAGGCCCTCGGGCGGATCGAGCAGTCGGCGGATCGCGATCTGCTCCAGGGCCACTACTCCGACATACAGCAGGAGCTCAAGGTGCGCTACGAGCAGATAAGGGCCCTGCGCAGGCGCACCAAACTGCTCGAGCAGGAAGTGTCCGACATTCAGGGCGAGTTTCAGCGCGAACGGGACGACTATCTGGCCACGATACGGCTGCTCGAGAAGAAGGTTCTGTTTTACGAGACCGTCTTTCAAAAGGCAATGCCCGTGCTGCGTAAGGATGGCCGATACTGGAATCTGGAGTGTTTGGAGCGCGAATCGGAGTGGAACGATGATTTGCGCAAGTGGCGGTTGCCGGATGATACGCTGCTAAGGTTGCGCTTACCGCCGGCAGAAACGCCACCGCCAGCAccttcaccaccaccgtcggATGTTTCATCGCCCGGGAAGTTGAATGGGCGCGAAAGCCAAACGTCCCTTAC encodes the following:
- the LOC1279751 gene encoding glycine dehydrogenase (decarboxylating), mitochondrial; protein product: MQRTIVLSRQQLRQGYSRIGGLLAPRLATASLQLQRYLATVEELFPNKPDFASRHIGPRKTDVVTMLNSIGFKSLDELSEKAVPDAIKFKRILNIEDPLNEHELIERIQRISDQNEIWRSYIGMGYHNCLVPHPILRNVFENPGWTTQYTPYQPEISQGRLESLLNFQTLVTDLTGLEIANASLLDEGTAAAEAMSLCFRHNKRRKVFLSRKLHPQTVAVVKTRLEAFGIEVVFGSVKEIDFGDHEISGVLMQYPDTFGDVQDFEQVSKDCKKNGTLVVVATDLLALTLLRPPAEFGADIAIGSAQRLGVPLGYGGPHAAFFACRQKLTRLIPGRMIGVTRDMDGEDAYRLALQTREQHIRRDKATSNICTAQALLANMAAMYAIYHGPEGLKNIANRVHNCALTLNAGIERAGHQQLNKAFFDTLHVVPGGGATTAEIRGRAEQKKINLRYFEDGSIGVSMDETVKTSDIADLLWVFGCPDLDSAVADPQATGRTIHGTQFRRTSPFLTHPVFNKHHSESRMVRYMKQLENKDISLVHSMIPLGSCTMKLNSTTEMIPCSFPKFTEIHPFAPREQARGYMQMFAELEKDLCEITGYDRISFQPNSGAQGEYAGLRAIRSYHESRGEQNRTICLIPVSAHGTNPASAQMAGMKVEAIRVNSATGVVDMEHLKEKVEQHSDNLSCLMLTYPSTNGIFEDNVVEVCELVHRHGGQVYLDGANMNAQVGLCRPGDFGSDVSHLNLHKTFCIPHGGGGPGMGPIGVKAHLAPFLPTHPVIDPHPENDGQSFGVVSAAPYGSSAILPISWSYIKLMGGRGLRRATQVAILNANYMSKRLENHYKTLYTDPKTGLVAHEFIIDVRDFKKTANVEAVDIAKRLMDYGFHAPTMSWPVSGTLMVEPTESEDKEELDRFCEAMISIRKEIRDIEEGRLDVRVNPLKMAPHTQKQTISSEWNRPYPRELGAFPAPFVKPETKIWPTVGRIDDLYGDKHLVCTCPPMVPDYE
- the LOC133391732 gene encoding ruvB-like helicase 1; this encodes MKIEEVKSTVKTQRIAAHSHVKGLGLDENGVPLQMAAGLVGQKDAREAAGVVVDLIKSKKMSGRALLLAGPPGTGKTAIALAIAQELGNKVPFCPMVGSEVFSSEIKKTEVLMENFRRSIGLRIRETKEVYEGEVTELTPVETENPMGGYGKTISNVVIGLKTAKGTKQLKLDPSIYETLQREKVEVGDVIYIEANSGAVKRQGRSDNFATEFDLETEEYVPLPKGEVHKKKEVVQDVTLHDLDAANARPQGGQDVLSIVGQMMKPKKTEITDKLRTEINKIVNKYIDQGIAELVPGVLFIDEVHMLDLECFTYLHKSLESAIAPIVIFATNRGRCVIRGTDDIISPHGIPLDLLDRLLIVRTAPYNTSEMEQIIRLRAQTEGLNVEDAAIQALSEIGSNTTLRYAVQLLTPANQTSKVNGRTQITKDDIMDVHSLFLDAKRSAKFLQEENTKYMM
- the LOC1279750 gene encoding saccharopine dehydrogenase-like oxidoreductase isoform X1; the protein is MTLLPIVIPLLAVQPLLLFPLVLPLRMSAAWTKKACTKPTAMNMERRLDVIIFGASGFTGKYAVLESVKLLANMKWGIAGRSQNKLQDTLKEIGEKAKTDLSHVPIVLADVNNQDSLINMARDCRVIVNCCGPYRLYGEPVLKACLAERTHHVDVSGEPQFLEGMQLKYHEAAKEKGIYLISACGFDSIPADMGTVFLEQQFDGVVNSVESYIVSKQTGRRELGAIHYGTWASAVHAIANMNEVGEIRRKLFAKKMPDVKPKLPERPTLHRSEQGNKWSLPFQGADRSCVARTQRFFYETENKRPLQMRAYISFGGLAEALAVSFVGAIFWMMVKTNFGRQMLLNHPKLFSFGMVSHEGPSDEAMNNTHFALYFEGKGWEEKLASPEDKYTTPPNKVIRTKVAGTNPGYGATCVALVLCGRTILEESDKMPGSGGFLTPGAAFAKTNLINELCKNGFTFEVLSTAKL
- the LOC1279750 gene encoding saccharopine dehydrogenase-like oxidoreductase isoform X2; the protein is MNMERRLDVIIFGASGFTGKYAVLESVKLLANMKWGIAGRSQNKLQDTLKEIGEKAKTDLSHVPIVLADVNNQDSLINMARDCRVIVNCCGPYRLYGEPVLKACLAERTHHVDVSGEPQFLEGMQLKYHEAAKEKGIYLISACGFDSIPADMGTVFLEQQFDGVVNSVESYIVSKQTGRRELGAIHYGTWASAVHAIANMNEVGEIRRKLFAKKMPDVKPKLPERPTLHRSEQGNKWSLPFQGADRSCVARTQRFFYETENKRPLQMRAYISFGGLAEALAVSFVGAIFWMMVKTNFGRQMLLNHPKLFSFGMVSHEGPSDEAMNNTHFALYFEGKGWEEKLASPEDKYTTPPNKVIRTKVAGTNPGYGATCVALVLCGRTILEESDKMPGSGGFLTPGAAFAKTNLINELCKNGFTFEVLSTAKL
- the LOC1279749 gene encoding kinesin-like protein KIF17, with the translated sequence MMGENVKVVVRCRPMNKREQQSNCKSVIQIDNSLVNLDNPNDPNASQKSFQFDNAYGYAATTENIYSDICYSLVESVLEGYNATIFAYGQTGCGKSHTMQGTTYNLSAADPNNANNIGIIPRSFEHIFEAISLASEVRYLVLVSYLEIYNETIRDLLQPQSPAATASTLQIKEVPGEGVMVQNLSLHTVHGMKQCIELLEAGAKNRMVGATLMNIESSRSHSIFSISLEQMSTSVEGDSGVAIKRGKLNLVDLAGSERQSKTGATGDRLKEATKINLSLSALGNVISALVDGKTRHIPYRDSKLTRLLQDSLGGNTKTLMIACISPADYNYDETLSTLRYASRAKNIANKPRVNEDPKDTMLREYQQEIMRLKELLKGEGSTPPAAVNGHYDANGLDAEKQALRSQYDQEVTHLRREYEQQRIAKQELVKDIEKIKAYYEQQMQLLTSSRQQAADAEKLRQNTPAVALAGRDRKEIYDRIKQIKDALIGGERANDIQLKEKRYRNKLASEKRINALAQALGRIEQSADRDLLQGHYSDIQQELKVRYEQIRALRRRTKLLEQEVSDIQGEFQRERDDYLATIRLLEKKVLFYETVFQKAMPVLRKDGRYWNLECLERESEWNDDLRKWRLPDDTLLRLRLPPAETPPPAPSPPPSDVSSPGKLNGRESQTSLTAPGRLERSSTMFLAKLPEFQQHDRKPPDEQQQRKGDFLSKSTNSNPFPKIEDVAMTYFRPRRAAELVYKSGWRSLQK